The following proteins are encoded in a genomic region of Microbacterium sp. NC79:
- a CDS encoding sodium:alanine symporter family protein, producing MDALNDFVLTAGDTLWTWIVLPVLLMLGLYFTARSGIVQFRMIPDMFRTLTDKTPLDEHGKKQSVSAFQAFTISAASRVGVGNIAGVGTAIALAGPGAVFWMWTMAFIGGASSFIESTLGQTFKIRDKDGFRGGPAYYMQYGLGKRWMGILFAIILIVCFPFAFSSLQANTITDAFSTTAGGGDWMPWVVGIALAILTALVVFGGVRRIASVTQAVVPLMALGYLFLGLVVVGMHIDRIPEVFASIFTEAFGFGEVAAGALGYIIMTGVKRGMFSNEAGLGSAPNAGASAAVTHPVKQGLVQTLGVYFDTFLVCSITAFIILVATPDLSDAVVGISLTQNALTSTLGSWANIALTVIVFLLAFSSILGNYYYGESNIEFISSNRTVLTVYRLLAVIAILVGSVASSDLIWNTADGIMGLMALVNLTAIALLSPIVFRLLKDYSAQRRAGKDPVFTRDRMPEVNGISCWENEQSVTGTIRVIPQQ from the coding sequence ATGGATGCGCTCAATGACTTCGTGCTGACCGCCGGTGACACCCTGTGGACCTGGATCGTGCTTCCGGTTCTCTTGATGTTGGGCCTGTACTTCACCGCACGCTCCGGCATTGTGCAATTCCGCATGATCCCCGACATGTTCCGCACACTGACCGACAAGACACCCCTCGATGAGCACGGTAAGAAGCAGTCGGTCTCGGCCTTTCAGGCCTTCACAATTTCGGCCGCATCACGCGTCGGCGTTGGAAACATTGCGGGTGTCGGCACGGCGATTGCGCTTGCGGGTCCTGGCGCGGTGTTCTGGATGTGGACGATGGCCTTCATCGGTGGTGCCTCCAGCTTCATCGAGTCGACGCTCGGCCAGACCTTCAAGATTCGCGATAAGGACGGCTTCCGTGGCGGCCCCGCTTACTACATGCAGTACGGCTTGGGTAAGCGCTGGATGGGCATTCTGTTTGCCATCATCCTGATTGTCTGTTTCCCCTTCGCGTTCAGCTCGCTGCAGGCCAACACCATCACCGACGCGTTTTCGACAACGGCCGGTGGTGGCGATTGGATGCCGTGGGTTGTCGGTATTGCGCTTGCCATTTTGACGGCGCTCGTCGTTTTCGGCGGTGTCCGCCGCATTGCCTCGGTCACGCAAGCCGTGGTTCCGCTGATGGCCCTCGGATACCTGTTTCTCGGCCTCGTCGTGGTGGGAATGCACATTGACCGCATCCCTGAGGTGTTCGCCTCAATTTTCACCGAGGCGTTCGGGTTCGGTGAAGTCGCTGCCGGAGCGCTGGGCTACATCATCATGACGGGCGTCAAGCGCGGCATGTTCTCCAACGAGGCCGGTCTCGGTTCAGCGCCGAACGCGGGTGCTTCCGCGGCGGTCACGCACCCGGTTAAGCAGGGTCTCGTGCAGACACTGGGCGTGTACTTCGACACCTTCCTGGTGTGCTCGATCACCGCGTTCATCATTCTGGTCGCCACCCCGGATCTGTCTGACGCCGTTGTCGGAATCTCGCTCACCCAGAATGCCCTCACGTCGACACTGGGCTCGTGGGCGAACATCGCGCTCACCGTCATTGTCTTCCTGCTGGCGTTCAGCTCCATCCTTGGCAACTACTACTACGGCGAATCCAACATCGAGTTCATTTCGTCAAACCGCACGGTGCTGACCGTCTACCGGTTGCTCGCTGTCATCGCGATTTTGGTCGGCTCGGTTGCTTCCTCCGACCTGATCTGGAACACGGCCGACGGCATCATGGGGCTGATGGCGCTGGTGAACCTGACCGCGATCGCGTTGCTATCGCCCATCGTTTTCCGTCTCCTGAAGGACTACTCGGCGCAACGCCGAGCAGGCAAGGATCCGGTCTTTACGCGGGACAGGATGCCCGAGGTCAACGGCATCAGCTGCTGGGAGAACGAGCAGTCGGTGACCGGAACCATTCGCGTCATCCCCCAGCAGTAG
- a CDS encoding YaeQ family protein, whose product MAAGATIYNFTVNLADLDRSVYEELTLRVAQHPSETGAYMLTRVLAYCLEYEEGIDFTSGIASVDEPAILVKDLTGRVLAWIEVGAPDASRLHFGSKLAERTTLYTHRDPAKVVTAWSGKTIHQADKITIHSFDNGFIDDAVGALERRNTMTVSVTEGHLYLDLNGRNFETAIHQTPAA is encoded by the coding sequence ATGGCTGCTGGTGCGACGATCTATAACTTCACGGTGAACCTCGCCGACCTTGACCGGTCGGTCTACGAAGAGCTCACGTTGCGCGTCGCGCAGCACCCCTCCGAGACGGGCGCCTACATGCTGACGCGTGTGCTCGCGTACTGCCTTGAATATGAAGAGGGCATCGACTTCACATCGGGTATTGCGTCGGTCGATGAGCCCGCCATTTTGGTGAAGGATCTCACCGGGCGTGTGCTCGCGTGGATCGAGGTGGGCGCTCCTGACGCTTCTCGCCTGCACTTCGGTAGCAAGCTTGCCGAGCGCACGACGCTGTATACCCACCGGGATCCGGCAAAAGTTGTCACAGCGTGGTCGGGTAAGACGATTCACCAGGCAGACAAGATCACGATCCATAGTTTCGACAACGGATTCATCGACGATGCCGTGGGCGCCCTTGAGCGACGCAACACCATGACGGTCTCCGTGACAGAAGGACACCTCTACCTCGACCTGAACGGCCGCAACTTCGAGACGGCGATCCACCAGACTCCCGCTGCCTAG
- a CDS encoding DUF4352 domain-containing protein: MMRRLTLTAATSAALLALVLTGCSSTSAGSNTGAVDPGESSTGESTPAEAPAEAPAEPAVPGLNIPVTLGSFEFTVTGSADLGPSIGSSPLSHDAQGTFLQVDLAVKNIGTKSETFFDSYVTLIDNEGKQYDADSMAPIYLDSDVSWALGVNPGNTMAGPVVFDVPAGTVAEFLMVKDNMFTDEGELIALK; encoded by the coding sequence ATGATGCGTCGACTCACCCTCACTGCCGCCACCTCCGCCGCACTGCTGGCGCTCGTCCTGACCGGATGCTCGTCAACGTCCGCCGGCTCCAACACCGGAGCGGTCGACCCCGGCGAGTCCAGCACCGGTGAAAGCACGCCAGCGGAAGCTCCAGCGGAAGCACCGGCAGAGCCCGCGGTTCCGGGCCTGAACATCCCTGTCACGCTCGGCTCCTTCGAATTCACTGTCACCGGTTCCGCTGATCTCGGCCCCAGCATCGGTAGCTCGCCTCTCTCGCACGATGCACAGGGCACGTTCTTGCAGGTCGACCTGGCGGTGAAGAACATCGGAACCAAGTCGGAGACGTTCTTCGATAGCTACGTTACGTTGATCGACAACGAGGGTAAGCAGTACGACGCCGACTCGATGGCGCCGATCTACCTTGACTCCGACGTTTCGTGGGCGCTGGGAGTGAATCCAGGCAACACGATGGCTGGGCCGGTTGTCTTTGATGTTCCGGCCGGCACGGTCGCTGAATTCCTCATGGTGAAGGACAACATGTTCACCGACGAGGGAGAACTCATCGCGCTCAAGTAA
- a CDS encoding sensor histidine kinase: MTFPDPQALPEPSRSWYRVSREVLVLILCAMAVMSVAGKYATNGSSAADAFAPFGYASAFPMLAVVALLWWRQRWPVLIAAIAIGASLVFPTTPFVALTAIAGAVAVTTGRTRWLLIVGGYVVTVVSLLWDVFSTSSLLASFVDGAAVGSTARLSLIPFIPLLAALLTAPFAGTGFLRQYRQERDEARAGTITATRNVAVMHEEMAREHERQEIARELHDTLAARLSAVSLHAGAFELAASQSGSDALAAARRVREAAQGSLDELRAVVDVLKNPTAARRGTGLSDLSLLIDRVSSDGADVRAQIMVTDPASCDEKVSHALYRILQESISNARRHAGDVAIRVDVRGGPQTGVSASITNEVPVGARPSSVGGGNGLVGMHERVAAMAGSFQAGETQEGTFRVSVWMPWQPR, translated from the coding sequence ATGACCTTTCCAGATCCGCAGGCACTTCCGGAGCCGTCGCGCTCGTGGTACCGGGTGTCGCGCGAGGTTCTGGTGCTGATCCTCTGTGCCATGGCCGTCATGTCGGTGGCCGGCAAATACGCGACGAACGGGAGCAGCGCTGCCGACGCTTTCGCGCCGTTCGGCTACGCCTCGGCCTTTCCGATGCTTGCCGTTGTGGCGTTGCTGTGGTGGCGCCAACGCTGGCCTGTGCTGATCGCTGCGATAGCGATTGGGGCTTCGCTCGTCTTTCCTACGACTCCCTTCGTAGCGCTGACCGCAATCGCGGGTGCCGTCGCTGTGACAACCGGGCGCACACGCTGGCTCCTGATTGTCGGTGGCTACGTCGTCACCGTTGTCTCGTTGCTGTGGGACGTGTTCTCCACCTCCTCCCTGTTGGCGAGCTTCGTCGACGGCGCTGCCGTCGGTTCCACCGCACGTCTCAGCCTGATTCCCTTTATTCCGCTCCTCGCCGCGCTGCTGACCGCCCCCTTTGCCGGCACCGGTTTCTTGCGGCAGTACCGTCAGGAGCGTGACGAAGCGCGGGCCGGAACCATCACGGCGACGCGCAACGTCGCCGTGATGCATGAGGAGATGGCGCGCGAGCATGAGCGGCAGGAGATCGCGCGCGAACTTCATGACACGCTCGCCGCGCGGCTCAGCGCGGTGTCGCTGCACGCGGGCGCTTTTGAGCTGGCTGCCTCGCAGTCAGGCAGCGATGCGCTCGCGGCAGCCCGTCGCGTGCGAGAAGCAGCGCAGGGCTCGCTTGATGAGCTGCGCGCCGTGGTCGATGTGCTGAAGAACCCGACCGCAGCTCGCCGCGGCACGGGGCTCAGCGATCTGAGCCTGCTCATCGACCGGGTGAGCAGTGATGGTGCCGATGTGCGCGCTCAGATCATGGTTACCGATCCCGCGTCGTGTGATGAGAAGGTCTCGCACGCGCTGTATCGCATTCTGCAGGAGTCGATTTCTAACGCTCGTCGTCATGCTGGTGACGTCGCGATCCGCGTTGATGTGCGCGGCGGCCCACAAACCGGGGTGAGCGCATCAATCACCAATGAGGTGCCCGTTGGGGCCCGCCCGTCTTCGGTCGGTGGCGGCAACGGGCTGGTGGGCATGCACGAACGTGTGGCCGCGATGGCGGGGTCTTTTCAGGCAGGCGAAACGCAGGAGGGCACGTTCCGGGTCTCCGTTTGGATGCCATGGCAACCTCGATAG
- a CDS encoding response regulator transcription factor — protein sequence MTDPIRVLIVDDDPFVLSGMGMLLATANDLAVVGTCTGGAEVAESVRTLRPDVVLCDVRMPGMDGIVVVQTLRDSGPVFLMMTAMDDNGTVLRAIEAGAAGFLLKADDPSSIVQAVRSVARGDTPMSPRSASHLVAWVREDSQAAGRRDAQALVTLLAPREREMAVAVAHGASDAEIARQLLVAESTVKSTLSAVRTKVGARTRVDLAVIAVRAGLL from the coding sequence GTGACTGACCCGATCCGCGTTCTCATCGTCGACGATGATCCTTTTGTGCTGTCCGGCATGGGCATGCTGCTGGCAACCGCAAACGATCTCGCTGTTGTCGGCACGTGCACAGGGGGTGCCGAGGTTGCGGAATCGGTGCGCACGCTCCGGCCCGATGTGGTGCTGTGCGATGTGCGGATGCCTGGGATGGACGGAATCGTCGTCGTGCAAACTCTCCGTGACAGTGGTCCGGTGTTCCTCATGATGACCGCGATGGACGACAACGGAACCGTCTTGCGAGCCATTGAGGCGGGTGCGGCGGGTTTCTTACTTAAGGCCGATGATCCGAGCAGCATCGTGCAGGCCGTGCGAAGCGTTGCGCGCGGAGATACGCCGATGTCGCCGCGGTCTGCCAGCCATCTGGTTGCGTGGGTGCGGGAGGATTCGCAGGCGGCTGGTCGCCGTGACGCGCAGGCGCTGGTGACTCTGCTTGCCCCACGTGAACGCGAAATGGCGGTTGCCGTTGCCCACGGGGCGTCGGACGCGGAGATTGCGCGTCAGCTTCTCGTCGCGGAAAGCACCGTGAAGTCCACGCTGTCAGCTGTACGCACCAAAGTTGGTGCGCGAACGCGCGTCGATCTCGCCGTTATCGCGGTGCGGGCCGGACTTCTCTGA
- a CDS encoding TetR/AcrR family transcriptional regulator produces MVGLRERKKRATEQAIEGAAVDIAFNEGIDAVTVDRVCDIAMVSRSTFFNYYTSREEAIFGRPLEYDRERTSAILEKNGSDLIVSASEIVIDAVRGDEKDPITKRRLQLFLREPGTTTRVSWASPTSRERLEEVLVEWLDEHPELASLPNRDHAAEARLIVGLSVILGDEVMRDVRIAKGEIKIRPEQFRAVLERLAYVVPAHS; encoded by the coding sequence ATGGTTGGACTTCGCGAACGAAAGAAGCGCGCCACCGAGCAGGCGATTGAGGGCGCCGCTGTTGATATCGCATTCAATGAGGGGATTGATGCGGTCACCGTTGACCGGGTGTGTGACATTGCCATGGTGTCGCGCAGCACGTTCTTCAACTACTACACATCTCGTGAAGAGGCGATCTTTGGTCGTCCGCTTGAGTACGACCGCGAACGTACGAGCGCAATTCTGGAGAAGAACGGTTCTGATCTGATCGTCTCCGCATCGGAGATTGTGATTGACGCTGTTCGCGGTGACGAAAAAGACCCGATCACGAAGCGCCGGCTGCAGCTTTTCCTACGTGAGCCCGGCACGACGACACGGGTATCGTGGGCAAGCCCGACCAGCCGCGAACGCCTTGAAGAGGTCTTGGTGGAATGGCTCGATGAGCACCCTGAGCTTGCGTCGCTTCCGAATCGTGACCACGCCGCTGAGGCCCGTCTCATCGTCGGCTTGTCGGTCATTCTTGGTGATGAAGTGATGCGTGATGTTCGCATTGCCAAGGGTGAGATCAAGATTCGTCCGGAACAGTTCCGTGCCGTGTTGGAGCGCCTCGCCTACGTCGTTCCTGCACATTCCTGA
- a CDS encoding CrcB family protein — translation MTSSAPRSRARDMGLVFLGGTLGTAARLIVMLLVGDAAGLVTVNLAGAFLLGIVTAVLTRSPSARHRRAHLLLGTGALGGFTTYSALALSATDLAGLLMACIVAIAGVAAAALGFGVGGIRTRWRRSSDG, via the coding sequence ATGACCTCGTCAGCGCCCCGTAGCCGCGCGCGCGACATGGGGTTGGTGTTTCTCGGCGGCACGCTGGGGACCGCCGCGCGACTGATCGTGATGCTCCTTGTCGGAGACGCTGCTGGATTGGTGACTGTCAATCTCGCTGGTGCTTTTCTGCTCGGAATCGTCACGGCCGTGTTGACGCGGTCGCCCAGCGCCCGCCACCGCCGTGCGCACCTGTTGCTTGGCACGGGTGCGCTCGGCGGCTTTACTACGTATTCGGCCCTGGCGCTGAGCGCGACAGATCTTGCCGGGTTGCTTATGGCGTGCATCGTTGCCATTGCTGGTGTCGCAGCCGCGGCCCTCGGCTTCGGAGTCGGTGGCATCCGCACCCGCTGGCGGCGGTCGTCAGATGGGTGA
- a CDS encoding CrcB family protein has translation MASAPAGGGRQMGEVGMNIVTLVVASLAGGIGASLRWIIDVTISRRTRSRFPWGVWVVNVSGSFLLGVLSPLIGSAPLGVAIGAGLLGGYTTFSTVTVASVTLARSGARRLAAMNIVVTFVACVLASLGGVACGTWIAGL, from the coding sequence GTGGCATCCGCACCCGCTGGCGGCGGTCGTCAGATGGGTGAAGTCGGAATGAACATCGTCACCCTCGTTGTGGCGAGCCTCGCAGGAGGAATTGGCGCGTCGCTGCGTTGGATCATTGACGTCACGATCTCGCGGCGCACCCGGTCGCGATTTCCATGGGGAGTATGGGTCGTGAACGTGTCAGGCTCATTCCTGCTTGGCGTGCTGTCGCCGCTGATTGGTTCCGCACCTCTTGGGGTTGCGATCGGCGCGGGTCTGCTTGGCGGTTACACCACGTTCTCAACGGTCACCGTTGCATCGGTGACCCTCGCTCGTTCCGGTGCGCGACGGCTCGCGGCGATGAACATCGTCGTCACATTCGTCGCCTGTGTTCTCGCATCACTCGGTGGAGTTGCCTGCGGCACGTGGATCGCGGGGCTTTAG
- a CDS encoding efflux RND transporter permease subunit → MFKLAVLSLKNRALIALITIVAAIFGSMALVNLKQELIPSIEFPALMVITTYPGASPEVVNTDVSTPIETAIQAVPGLETTSATSTTNASVVQASFAYGTNLSTAEQKMTQAINRISSQLPDSADPQVLLLSIDDLPAVQLAVSGGDAQTIQTRLENIVVPELEKIDGVNQAAILGATTNRVVITPDQAKLAAAGFTQQAITDALDQNGVLFPGGAITEGDTTLTVQTGTKVQSVEDVAALPLVATNADQMAAGPKTIADVATVALTAADATSISRVNGEDALTISITKLGTANTVEVSKAITSLLPELESQLDGGKITVIFDQAPYIQQSIEALAQEGLLGLGFAVIVILIFLLSFRATIVTAISIPTSVLITLLGLQAMEYSLNILTLGALTMAIGRVVDDSIVVIENIKRHYVGGADKMASIILAVREVAGAITASTITTVAVFLPIALVGDMTGELFRPFAMTVTIAMLSSLLVALTIVPVLAYWFMKPGKELRDADGNPIDPEHPDAPPSKLQKAYLPILTWTVKHSAVTLIVSLLVLGGTLFSAQFMKTNFLGDSGQNTMTVQQEMPAASSLAVKDAAAARVEKVLRDVPGVDTVLASVGSSGSALTDAFTGGAAGATFSITLTDDADVEKVRADIQSGVAELSDVGEVTIAAAASLGSSDIAIEVTAPDSATLEKATAAVQDKMTGLDGVEQVTSNLAAAQPYIAVQVDREKAAAVGLSEVVVGGMVNAAMQPKPAGTIEIDDASVTVVIASADPPATIVELADMRIPSALGMTRLGDIATVEQTDGPSSITTQNGQRTATVSVTPLGDDLSTASTAVRGALDEVKLPKGASAGLGGVITQQNDAFTQLGLAMLAAILIVYVVMVATFKSLRQPLLLLISVPFAATGAILLQIVSQVPLGVPSLIGVLMLIGIVVTNAIVLVDLVNQYRNRGLSTYDATIAGSSMRLRPILMTALATIFALVPMALGITGHGGFISQPLAIVVIGGLVSSTVLTLIVLPTLYNLVEGAKERRATRRAGGSGSGAGSDAGPDDGPAGPRRTGSIPVVAGDGVVAGDGAGAGAGAGAGAGAGGSVDGVVTPPPTRRSLRA, encoded by the coding sequence GTGTTTAAACTCGCTGTTCTGAGCCTGAAAAACCGCGCTCTCATTGCCCTCATCACCATCGTTGCGGCAATTTTTGGTTCCATGGCCCTCGTTAATCTCAAGCAGGAGCTCATTCCGTCAATTGAGTTTCCGGCGCTCATGGTCATTACGACGTACCCTGGTGCATCGCCTGAGGTCGTGAATACCGATGTGTCGACGCCCATTGAGACGGCAATTCAGGCCGTTCCTGGGCTGGAGACGACGAGCGCGACAAGCACTACCAACGCGAGCGTCGTGCAGGCGTCGTTTGCGTATGGCACCAACCTGTCCACCGCTGAGCAGAAGATGACGCAGGCGATCAACCGCATCTCATCCCAGCTTCCGGATTCTGCCGACCCGCAGGTGCTTCTGCTGTCGATCGATGACCTGCCAGCCGTGCAGCTTGCCGTGTCTGGTGGCGACGCGCAGACGATCCAGACCCGACTCGAGAACATTGTGGTTCCGGAGCTCGAGAAGATTGATGGCGTCAACCAGGCCGCCATTCTTGGTGCCACGACGAATCGTGTGGTCATCACGCCTGACCAGGCAAAGCTGGCTGCCGCAGGATTCACGCAGCAGGCCATCACGGACGCTCTTGATCAAAACGGCGTGCTCTTCCCCGGCGGTGCGATCACCGAGGGTGACACGACATTGACCGTCCAGACCGGAACCAAGGTGCAGTCGGTGGAGGATGTCGCGGCGCTGCCGCTGGTCGCCACGAACGCCGACCAAATGGCTGCCGGCCCGAAGACGATTGCCGATGTGGCGACGGTGGCGCTCACCGCCGCGGACGCCACCTCGATATCGCGTGTCAACGGCGAGGACGCGCTCACGATTTCGATCACCAAGCTCGGAACCGCAAACACGGTCGAGGTGTCCAAGGCCATCACCTCGTTGCTGCCTGAGCTCGAGTCTCAGCTTGATGGCGGCAAGATCACGGTGATCTTTGACCAGGCTCCGTACATTCAGCAGTCGATCGAAGCACTGGCTCAGGAAGGTCTGCTCGGTCTTGGATTTGCCGTGATCGTCATCCTGATCTTCCTGTTGTCTTTCCGTGCGACGATCGTGACGGCGATTTCCATCCCGACCAGCGTGCTCATTACGCTTTTGGGCCTGCAGGCGATGGAGTACTCGCTCAACATCTTGACGCTGGGTGCACTCACGATGGCGATCGGTCGCGTCGTTGACGACTCCATCGTGGTCATTGAGAACATCAAGCGCCACTACGTTGGCGGCGCCGACAAGATGGCATCGATCATTCTTGCGGTACGTGAGGTGGCCGGTGCCATTACGGCGTCAACGATCACCACTGTTGCGGTGTTCTTGCCGATTGCCCTTGTGGGTGACATGACCGGTGAGTTGTTCCGCCCGTTCGCGATGACCGTGACCATTGCGATGCTGTCGAGTCTGCTGGTCGCGCTCACGATTGTTCCGGTGCTCGCCTACTGGTTCATGAAGCCGGGTAAGGAGCTGCGCGATGCTGATGGCAACCCCATCGACCCCGAGCACCCTGACGCTCCGCCTTCGAAGCTGCAAAAGGCCTACCTGCCGATCTTGACGTGGACGGTGAAGCACTCGGCCGTGACGCTCATTGTGTCGCTGCTGGTTCTCGGTGGCACGTTGTTCTCCGCGCAGTTCATGAAGACGAACTTCCTCGGCGACTCGGGGCAGAACACCATGACGGTGCAGCAGGAAATGCCTGCCGCATCGAGCCTCGCGGTGAAGGATGCCGCTGCCGCACGTGTTGAGAAGGTACTGCGCGACGTGCCAGGCGTCGATACGGTGCTGGCCTCGGTCGGCTCGAGTGGTTCCGCTCTTACCGATGCCTTCACTGGTGGCGCCGCCGGAGCAACGTTCTCGATCACGCTGACGGATGATGCAGACGTGGAGAAGGTGCGCGCAGATATTCAGTCGGGTGTTGCTGAGCTGTCGGATGTCGGCGAAGTGACGATTGCCGCTGCCGCATCGCTGGGTTCAAGTGATATCGCGATTGAGGTCACGGCACCGGATTCCGCGACGCTGGAGAAGGCAACAGCCGCGGTGCAGGACAAGATGACCGGCCTCGACGGTGTCGAGCAGGTGACGAGCAACCTTGCCGCCGCCCAGCCGTACATCGCCGTGCAGGTCGACCGCGAAAAGGCGGCAGCCGTTGGGCTCAGTGAGGTGGTTGTCGGCGGCATGGTGAATGCTGCGATGCAGCCGAAGCCGGCCGGAACCATTGAGATTGACGACGCGTCGGTGACGGTGGTTATCGCGTCGGCTGACCCGCCTGCCACGATTGTGGAACTCGCGGATATGCGGATTCCGTCAGCGCTCGGAATGACGCGTCTTGGCGATATTGCAACCGTCGAGCAGACCGATGGGCCCTCGTCGATTACGACACAAAACGGGCAGCGTACTGCAACGGTGTCAGTGACCCCGCTCGGTGATGACCTATCGACGGCCAGCACCGCGGTTCGTGGCGCACTGGACGAGGTGAAGTTGCCGAAGGGCGCGAGCGCCGGGCTTGGCGGTGTGATTACGCAACAGAACGACGCGTTCACCCAGTTGGGGCTCGCGATGCTGGCCGCCATCTTGATCGTTTACGTGGTGATGGTGGCGACGTTTAAGTCGCTTCGTCAGCCGTTGCTGCTGCTGATCTCGGTTCCGTTTGCGGCAACAGGTGCCATCCTGTTGCAGATCGTTTCGCAGGTTCCGCTCGGCGTTCCGTCGCTCATCGGTGTGCTGATGCTCATCGGTATTGTCGTCACCAACGCGATTGTGCTCGTTGACCTGGTGAACCAGTACCGCAACCGCGGACTGTCGACATATGACGCCACGATCGCCGGATCGTCGATGCGTTTGCGTCCGATTTTGATGACGGCGCTGGCGACGATCTTCGCGCTGGTTCCGATGGCGCTTGGCATCACAGGGCACGGCGGCTTCATTAGCCAGCCGCTTGCGATCGTCGTGATCGGTGGACTCGTATCGTCGACCGTGCTGACGCTGATCGTATTGCCGACGCTCTACAACCTGGTTGAAGGGGCGAAGGAGCGTCGTGCTACGCGTCGTGCTGGCGGGTCTGGTTCTGGTGCTGGCTCTGATGCTGGGCCGGATGATGGACCCGCGGGGCCGCGCCGGACGGGGAGCATTCCGGTTGTTGCTGGGGACGGCGTGGTTGCCGGTGACGGTGCTGGTGCTGGTGCCGGTGCTGGTGCTGGTGCTGGTGCGGGTGGGTCCGTGGACGGGGTCGTGACTCCGCCTCCGACGCGTCGGTCGCTGCGCGCGTAG
- a CDS encoding HNH endonuclease signature motif containing protein → MTIEQPPDEPIAGSAPDLPPSEATSDGGAMSALPAEAPAVSSEVAATDEMPGGFAFALSSLREIQRARAGLDAMETALYAAVFEHVDALSKQTAEPIAERDMMIRSACAEIAAALRLSDRAVQRRMSDAYDVYVGFPQTFEALRTGAITVRHVQEIVKASDGLPVDMRADYEVAALERALITTPPRLAAVLPSVANQIHARSIAERHQTARKRRAVTVRDVGDGMAELVALLPAVLAHGIHDRLTSIAVAVEKADPDDERCRDEIRADVFADIALSGAPLAHGDGLRAIRANVQVSVPVTTLAGGAGTGAELIGVGPMDADTARTLAGNEPGWDRVMTHPISGAVLAVDRYRPGEDLRRRLRVRDEHCRFPGCRQPAHRCEADHGLAAADGGKTHLDNLALLCKGHHTMKHAAHWQVVHEQHGVLRWTSPNGNTYIDTPTPVLRFYPSEGAASGDGNSAGDRPPGDEPPPHIP, encoded by the coding sequence ATGACGATCGAACAGCCACCGGATGAGCCCATCGCGGGTTCCGCTCCAGACCTGCCGCCCAGCGAGGCGACAAGCGATGGTGGTGCGATGTCAGCGCTTCCGGCGGAGGCGCCGGCGGTGTCGAGTGAAGTTGCCGCCACCGATGAGATGCCTGGCGGTTTCGCGTTTGCGCTGAGCTCTCTGCGAGAGATTCAGCGGGCACGAGCAGGGCTCGATGCGATGGAGACCGCACTGTACGCGGCAGTTTTTGAGCATGTGGATGCGCTGTCAAAGCAGACGGCCGAGCCTATCGCCGAGCGCGACATGATGATTCGGTCGGCATGTGCCGAGATCGCAGCCGCCCTGCGGCTCAGCGATCGCGCCGTGCAACGTCGAATGTCTGATGCGTATGACGTCTATGTCGGATTTCCGCAGACGTTTGAGGCGCTCCGGACGGGCGCCATCACCGTGCGCCATGTGCAGGAAATTGTGAAGGCGAGTGACGGTCTGCCTGTTGATATGCGGGCCGATTATGAGGTTGCGGCGCTGGAGCGTGCGTTGATCACGACACCGCCCCGGTTGGCCGCGGTACTGCCGAGCGTGGCCAATCAGATTCATGCGCGCAGCATTGCTGAGCGGCATCAGACGGCTCGCAAGCGCCGGGCGGTGACCGTTCGTGATGTCGGAGATGGCATGGCCGAACTCGTGGCCCTCCTGCCCGCGGTTCTTGCTCATGGCATTCATGACCGGCTCACGTCGATCGCGGTCGCTGTCGAAAAGGCTGACCCCGATGATGAGCGTTGCCGTGATGAAATTCGCGCTGACGTCTTCGCCGACATCGCGCTCTCCGGGGCGCCGCTCGCGCACGGCGATGGGCTGAGGGCGATTCGCGCGAACGTGCAGGTCTCGGTTCCGGTCACGACACTGGCGGGAGGGGCTGGCACAGGCGCTGAGCTGATCGGTGTTGGCCCGATGGATGCTGACACGGCACGCACTCTCGCCGGTAATGAACCGGGGTGGGATCGGGTCATGACGCATCCGATTTCAGGAGCGGTGCTGGCTGTTGATCGGTATCGACCCGGTGAAGATTTGCGGCGACGATTGCGGGTCCGTGACGAACACTGTCGCTTTCCCGGTTGTCGTCAGCCGGCCCATCGGTGCGAAGCTGACCACGGCTTGGCTGCCGCGGATGGCGGCAAGACCCATCTCGATAACCTCGCGCTGCTGTGCAAGGGGCACCACACGATGAAGCACGCTGCCCACTGGCAGGTCGTGCATGAGCAGCACGGCGTGTTGCGCTGGACGAGCCCCAACGGAAACACCTACATCGATACCCCGACGCCGGTGCTGCGGTTCTATCCGTCGGAGGGAGCGGCCAGCGGTGACGGAAATTCCGCTGGTGACCGGCCCCCAGGGGACGAGCCGCCTCCGCACATTCCCTGA